A window from Vulpes vulpes isolate BD-2025 chromosome 9, VulVul3, whole genome shotgun sequence encodes these proteins:
- the GDF15 gene encoding growth/differentiation factor 15, translating to MPGQGPAPAHCSPMLVILVMLSWLPSGGALSLAQEHLPAFPGPSDPHSSTDVSRIQELRKRYEHLQTKLRLNQGWADSNPDLVPATRVRILTPKLRLGPRGHLHLRIARADLTAGLPAASRLHRALLRLSPTEPSSWDVTRPLQRQLSRGGSRTPTLRLRPLPRWDRLRALPSARPQLELHWRPRAARGRRNAHAHARDGCPLGEGRCCRLQSLRASLQDLGWANWVVAPRELDVRMCVGACPSQFRSANTHAQMQARLHGLNPDAAPAPCCVPASYEPVVLMHQDSDGRVSLTPFDDLVAKDCHCV from the exons ATGCCTGGACAGGGACCGGCACCAGCACACTGCTCTCCCATGCTGGTGATACTGGTGATGCTCTCCTGGCTGCCTTCGGGAGGCGCCCTGTCTCTGGCCCAGGAGCACCTCCCCGCCTTTCCAGGACCCTCAGACCCGCACTCCAGTACCGACGTGTCCAGAATCCAGGAGCTTCGGAAACGCTACGAGCACCTGCAGACCAAGCTGAGGCTGAACCAAGGCTGGGCCGATTCAAACCCTGACCTCGTCCCTGCAACTCGAGTCCGGATACTCACTCCAAAGC tgCGACTTGGGCCGCGAGGCCACCTGCACCTGCGCATCGCCCGGGCCGACCTGACTGCGGGGCTCCCCGCAGCCTCCCGCCTACATCGGGCGCTGCTCAGACTGTCCCCGACGGAGCCGAGCTCGTGGGACGTGACGCGGCCGCTGCAGCGTCAGCTCAGTCGTGGAGGTTCCCGGACGCCCACATTACGCCTGCGACCGTTGCCTCGGTGGGACCGGTTGCGAGCGTTGCCTTCTGCACGTCCGCAGCTTGAGCTGCACTGGCGGCCACGCGCGGCCAGGGGGCGCCGCAACGCGCATGCGCACGCCCGGGACGGTTGCCCCCTCGGGGAGGGGCGCTGCTGCCGCCTGCAAAGCCTGCGCGCGTCGCTCCAGGACTTGGGTTGGGCCAACTGGGTGGTGGCGCCCCGCGAGCTGGACGTGCGCATGTGTGTAGGCGCGTGCCCAAGCCAGTTCCGGTCGGCGAACACGCACGCCCAGATGCAGGCGCGCCTGCATGGCCTGAACCCCGACGCCGCGCCTGCGCCGTGCTGCGTGCCCGCCAGCTATGAGCCGGTGGTGCTCATGCACCAAGACAGCGACGGGCGCGTGTCGCTGACGCCCTTCGACGACCTCGTGGCCAAGGACTGCCACTGCGTGTGA